Proteins encoded by one window of Muntiacus reevesi chromosome 6, mMunRee1.1, whole genome shotgun sequence:
- the AGR3 gene encoding anterior gradient protein 3 — protein sequence MMSHSALVLCLLFITVSSNLGIAIKKEKRPPQTLSRGWGDDIIWVQTYEEGLFHTQKSNKPLMVIHHLEDCQYCQALKKVFAQNKEIQEMAQNNFIMLNLMHETTDKNLSPDGQYVPRIMFVDPSLTVRADITGRYSNRLYTYEPQDLPLLIENMKKALKLIQSEL from the exons ATGATGTCACACTCAGCTCTGGTCCTCTGCCTCTTATTCATCACAGTTTCCTCCAACCTTGGCATTGCtatcaaaaaggaaaagagaccTCCTCAGACACTTTCAAGAG GATGGGGAGATGACATCATTTGGGTGCAGACTTATGAGGAAGGTCTCTTTCATACTCAAAAAAG TAACAAGCCACTGATGGTTATTCATCACTTGGAGGACTGTCAATACTGCCAAG CACTAAAAAAAGTGTTtgcccaaaataaagaaatacaagaaatggCTCAGAATAATTTCATCATGCTGAATCTCATG cATGAGACCACAGATAAGAATTTATCACCTGATGGACAATATGTGCCTAGAATCATGTTTGTGG ATCCTTCTTTAACGGTCAGAGCTGATATAACCGGAAGATACTCGAACAGATTATATACGTACGAACCTCAGGATTTACCACTAT TGATAGAAAACATGAAGAAAGCATTAAAACTTATTCAATCCGAGTTATAA